One stretch of Flavobacterium sp. 9 DNA includes these proteins:
- a CDS encoding DUF1877 family protein codes for MSQSLNLYQISKANFEEFSKDHESFHLDFSDDNSSIFDQNFEGLIFLFSSYYFDQLPKSLEELFYPQDFIGEYVNFSEIDFDTIEDFPESTSIYFLNPIVIKEINSVLENIQNDKILDFYSADLFNTHDIYPSVWHDDESEDRAFNKRHLEEGLVLLKHTISQANINGNYILFFG; via the coding sequence ATGAGTCAAAGTCTAAATTTATATCAAATAAGTAAAGCCAATTTTGAAGAGTTTTCAAAAGATCATGAATCTTTCCATTTAGATTTTAGCGACGATAATTCTTCTATATTCGATCAAAATTTCGAAGGATTAATTTTCCTGTTTTCATCTTACTATTTCGATCAATTGCCAAAATCTTTAGAAGAGCTTTTTTATCCTCAGGATTTTATTGGTGAGTATGTTAATTTCAGCGAAATTGATTTTGATACTATTGAAGATTTTCCGGAATCAACTTCTATCTATTTTTTAAATCCCATAGTAATAAAAGAAATTAATTCAGTTTTGGAGAACATTCAAAATGATAAAATTTTAGATTTTTACAGCGCTGATCTTTTTAATACACACGATATTTATCCTTCGGTTTGGCATGATGACGAAAGCGAAGACAGAGCATTTAATAAAAGACACTTAGAAGAAGGTTTGGTATTACTAAAACACACCATTTCTCAGGCAAATATTAATGGAAATTATATTTTATTTTTCGGTTGA